The Asterias rubens chromosome 1, eAstRub1.3, whole genome shotgun sequence genome segment TTATATATATGTTGAGCAAAATGTATTTGAAAGAGCATTTCAGGGGGCCCAAGGGTGTTTGAAATAACCGACTTACAGGTAGGGCCATATAGACCGGTAAATACTCCTGTGACTTTTCCATGTTTACATTTTTCGTATGAGAAGGACAGATTACTGTAATACTCACTGCGGGTCTCTGAGATCAGGTAACGATCTATCTAGTGAGATCTTATCACTGCCGTACATATTCATAGCGTACTCCCGTACGCTGTTTTCCACAGCAGCCTTCTCCCAATCTTCGAAGGTGACGGACATCCCCATCTCGCCCACGCCGTGTCTTGACGGCTCCCTCGGGGGCTCGAAGTTACCCGTGATGTCCCGGTAGATGGCACCGTAGACGGCACCCGTGGACTTGGGTTTGGAACCGCCACCAAATTTAAAAGATTGGAGAAAACTGAAGATTCCTCTCTATAGTTTAGGAAAATTGAAAAGATGAAATAGTTTTAGCTGTTACCAAATGCACACAAACCAAAATGACCTGACGtggttttcaattcaattcaatgtgaCGATGGGTGCATAGAAgtcattacaaaataatatagtgttatagcaaataataaataaatgtgtaCAAGAGATGAGGGAGAGCTGGGGTTGTTAGCTAAATTccaaaaacaacatttgtttgtgtgtaatgTGTGGATCGATTTTTTTGCATGGATAGATGTAATGTAGTGTACTATTCATGGTTAAGGTGAAAGattggattttgtttaaaggaagtTGTCTTCATTTGGTAAATTTGATCTATATCTTCTCATAAAAAAACCTAAAACATGAAGGCCAGCCATGTTGCAACCTATATTCCCTGCGCAGTGGTAATGTTAGGCCTATACACTGTTTTAACTATACTGACGGGTAAATGATAACACGACAATTGGCACTAGGTAGAACTACTTACCTCTGACCTCCTTTGTCTTTCTGTCTGGCCATCATATGACTCCGATATCTTCCCATGTAAGAAGAACAGACACACACCGCATACTATGGCCATTAGTACCGTCTTCTTACGGCCGCAGGAGCCGTACATGCACCGTATCCTCATCGTTGTAACCTGCCGTCTCAGTGACTGAATACACCCCGTACCGTCACGACTGCTGCCCATACCTTGGGAGTCTTTAAGTCAATCTTGAAGGAATCCCTCCCTACGAAACTTAAGAGTCTAAAGTTCCTCGTTATGTTCCTTATGGACACAGCTTTGAAAGAGCCATCTTTGTAAGGTTTTCACAGTCAACCGAGCATTCTCAACTGGATCCTATTATTAACAATGAAATAATCCACGTTGAATGGTGTGGTTTGGGGGGGCTCCAGGCGTGACTCCAACTCTCACAGAGAGACACTACAACCACGACCCTAAGGAGATAACGCTGTGTAACTGAAGACCAATGTGCCCCTAGAAACTGGCAATGATATGTAATGTGATAAGACTAAGATGACATTTCCTACATAGCTGTCTCGGCCTTTATTTCAAGCTAATGCAGTGATTTATTTAATGTATGTAACGTGAAAAATCGATCATTAAATCAGTGTTGTGTGTACACTGCCCCAGAAGGCTGGCTGTATGTGTGTGTGCACACTGAGCGGTGACGTAATATTTTCCTTTGTTGACAACACACCCGTCACTGCACCATGGTAACGGACTGTGAAGCCAAAACTTGACGGTCCAATAAACCCCCTTGAAATTTCtagttattaaaaatatttgaatatttgaattcTAATCGAAGACTCCTCAAAAAAGGTGACCCCACTTTGACCTTTCCTTCCGGCCCAAACAGAAAgttcaaaatgtaaataatgcaATTTCATGAACCATCTGCATGCACCGTCTGTCTGTTTTTAAGCACACTTCAAGTCAAAATAAAGGgcctctcaaagataaaaagcttgatgtctcaaaatcagcCTGACTTTAAAATTCTGAAGTGATTAATCAAAGTcaaacaacacggaacagctttgtacTTGATCACAAACACCCAATGTTGAGTTATTATTAGTAAATGtaccacttttttttaaattaatagtatttttgataataattaacGAAATATACGTAAACGTGATCGACTTTACTGATAAATttgtaaaactttgtttttaataaattgcTTTCGTAAATTCAGGCAAGATGTTTATAAAAGTGTACATACAAACAtagataacaacaacaatattttataggatttgaggcattgcatggtgaggtatcaatgtatgtttgttttgcggtaacaccatgtgtgtatctacttgccatgcagagttgttcttagggaactgtcttgctttattctactgccgtggagtagataatcggagggtcgggagactgctcagttctgaaaagaactgtcctgctttttaactattaccagggcggatggtatagaaattagactggactactactttagcttgtagggtcgtaattaactgtactgccgcggagtcagttctgaaattggtctcaatatTTTAGAGAGAAACATTCACTTATTTATGCTTTACATTCGTATGTGTGACTTTGTGCTCCCCCCCCCTGAAGGTTCGAGGACCATTCCCCCCTCATCCTCTTCCTAATTCAGATAGTAAACAAAGGTCAATTCGATAGTAAACAAAGGTCAATTCGATAGTAAACAAAGGTCAATTCGATAGTAAACAAAGGTCAATTCGAtagtaaacaaacaatgaacCCAATTAACACCTAAACTGCTCTTGCTTGAATGTAAGTGTGTATCGTTCGATATCAcaacatttttactgaaaaacaaaaaggaatactACTCAAACAAAggataattaattaaaataacttAAGCCTCATATGTTCAGATAaataaaaggaaagaaaaataaaactctGAAAACTGAAACTACGAAACTGTGTAATGAACACTCACAGAATTAATTCAAATTTGCTCGCCATCGTGGTTGAATATTATCCACATTGAGTATAAACTGCatgtaattattataatttgatGTTTTCTGGATGTTGGCGAGTACTGCGCTTATTCTGACCTTCGGTgagaacaaataaatcaaacccATTTGTTATTAATGTTTATTCATAAGGAAAACCATTGAAGCAGCAACCAAATAGTATATGGGGGCTTTTTTTAATCAACTAAGGCTAATGGTGGACACAGTTTGGCATATGTGTATAATGTGTTTGTACTGCCCGTCAATaaaatagaaaagaacaaacaaattaaattataaacagtCGAGGCAAACGTGAGTTTTTTAGATTTCATCAGGCTGTTTTGggtataacaccatgtgtaataTCCAATATCgttgtacaaggtagacattcactgtagaAACCTATGTGAATATCCAACATCCAATATCAAAAAAAGCAACATCGATAtttgctgtacaaacctatgggactgtccaatatccaatatcgatgcaCAAGGTAGACGGTCACTGTATAGAACTCTATACTctaatatccaatatcaaattTCAGACGAACTTTACTGTCATTACTAAACAGCCATATTTCAGACTTTCTGTGTTATGTCGAAGCAGTATGGTTATACGTTTGCCTTCCCAATCAGTTCGTCCAATGGTGATAGGCTTACTTCAAGCCACTTTATTGGCGGTAAATTTTTGCCGTTTGCTGTTTGGGTCACACTCTTTGAGATTAACGTCATTTGTCTTGCTTGTATCAACGTCTATACACAAATTGGTCTTTTTCAAACGAATCAAACCATTTTCCTGAAAGTGTAAATGGAAAATAATGATGGTTTTAGACTACAAAATCCTCGATGAAATGCAAGTCACAGATTTTACCGAAGAGTGACCCGTGAGAGTTATGTACGACACTGTTAATGTAGCCAACGATCATTAATCATGCGTTGAACTTCAACAACTGAAATCCCTGCTCTATTCCTTCTATAAACAGCaacattcatttttgtttaatcaatGTTAACTCTGTCCTTGTATCTTCTCACAATAGCTGTTTTGGGGGTTTCATAAGTGTTTCATAGGCCCTATTGTCTTATTTACAAATATCCAAATGTGTCCACATTTAAGCGTGTTTAGGTCTGTTGATGTACGTGTAATTTGGTCTAGTAACAAATGGTAAAGTTCAAAATGAGTTCATGTGTAACTGGCAAGCTAATAATGCGTCTTGAAATGTGTTTCAGACCTGtatgtgctttgtttttgaaaggacattttctccttggcaaaaGGCACCcgtgatgaattttttttaatttctactggacatttaaagggcaccgaggcattgaCTATAGGGGGCATGGGGGAGgtaatcgccttcgttgccttcgtgtgaagtatcaggcctggcatTCTGTGTGTGGATAACATCATTCAGCTTACCTCGCTAAAAGACCAGAAGTCCACGTCCCCAACGAGTCGGTGACTTTCCCTGCAGCGGCTCATTTTAACGTAGGTATTGGATGCCGACGGCATCAGGCAATCCTCGCCGTACTGAATCCTACCAGTTGTACCTAAGCGGAATTCTTGGTTGCCGCCAAAACCGTGACAGCCACTCACACCAATCCGTAGATTGGGGAGTTTTTGGCCCATTGAGTCTAAGCACAATGATGTTCCAGTTAAGCGAAACTGATGGGGAAATGTTTTAGAGTATTATGAACAATGGTTATATAGTTCTCGAAGGACTTGCATTTGAGTAAAAGGTAACGGGAAAATGTCAAGAGTATGAACACGTTAATGATCAGAGGACTTGTATTTTACTAAAAAGGAAATGACTCTCATAAGattaatgatttaaaaaaaaaaaatattgcctgttttaccaacaacaaaaattgttttgtctagatttacttaaagacactgaacgttattggtaattgtcaaagaccagtcttctcacttggtgtatctcaacatatgcataaatgacaaacctgtgaaaatttgagctcaattggtcgtcggagttgcgcgataatgatgaaagaaaaacacccttgtcacacgaagttatgcttgattttgagacctcaaaattataaatttgaggtcttgaaatcaaattcttgggcaattacttcttcctcgaaaactacgttacttcagagggagccgtttctcacaatgtttcatactcattatttaacaattactttgagtaattaccaatagtgtccagtgcctttgaactACAAATTGTAGTCAATACCAATTTATTTAATTCAAATTTACGGTACTCACCTCACCCCAAAACCGATTTGGTGGCGGTGTAGGAAATAATTCAAGTGAATCAAATGCTACATTCTCCATGAACCAACGGAATGATCTGGGACAGTTTTTCTTCCTAAATTCCACCTGTTTGGAGATATCCCCGCATGATTTCCCTCGTAATCTAGGCTTGAATGTATAGAAATGTTCTTTATATTCATCCATCCAAACTTCAGCCACTCGCATGTAATTCTGCAAGATAAACACACACATTTATTAACATAGAAACagtttataggcagtggacactattggcaattactaaaaaataattattagcataacaccttactgaCGAGtcatggggacaggttgatagtatataaaacattgtgagaaacggatccctctgaagtgacatagttttcgagaaagaagtaattttccacgaatttgatttcgagacctcagatctagaaaccaaccatctaaaacttcgtgtgacaagggtgttttttctttcactcttatctcgcaacttcgatggccaattgagctcaaactttcacgggtttgttattttatgcatattatgttgagatacaccaagtgagaagactggtctttgaaaattaccaatagtgtccactgtctttaattgcctgacgtttcgaccctagagCAGAGTCTAGAAAGAATCTGTTGGGTTGAAACGtcaagccattaactatttttttctcgCATTTTTATACCATACGTCCTTTTGGTTgggaagcagtttgcaacaggtaATTCAATGTTTGTTCACGTTAATATTATGTGAGGGTGAAACTATAACTTAACCAGGATATTACATAAATTTCCTTTGAGGTTATTCCATTAACTCAAACTTCCATCCTTTCTTCTCTACATTGGGCCCTTGGCTATAGTGATTAGGTTTTATCTGCATCGACTGAGTGAAAACGAAACTGAATTTGAGAGTCCTTgccttcacaaccagaattattCATTTTCTCGGCATAATAAAATAGAGCTGGCTGCAGctgttttatcaaattaattCGCTACGAGATTAATTGTCATTTTGTGTGCGAGGTTTCCCCTGCAAATTGCACGAGAGTAGTCTGTAtatccatggaggaagaaaatggtTTGTCTAATAATCATCCCATCAAGGGAACCAAGTAAACTCACACAAGTGGGTATAAACAACAAGCTGGCAACGGCCAAtgctctcatacaaacattggtttaacgtatAAGTTGCACAAATCACGacattgtgattcagtaactagacgacaatacttatccTAGTCaatgtgaaatcagcggttagcgtggtaggatttgaacccacaaccttgtgattgcaagtaaGTCATGTAGTCTAACCACTGCTTACTATAATGACATTTTACACACTTCCATAGTCTTTGTGGTTGGGGAACAATACACACTGCCATTTTGTCACAATTGGTGTGTGTGGTTTTTTCCCggtttttttctgtttagaATTGTCATCCTTAAcaattttcctccttttttccTCCAAATTTCTACTTCGAGAAGCAccacgacagtggcaatttcatagtgcagaaaacaaaatagctgGCGGACTCACCCTATCTACGATGCTGACATCACCGTCAATGGACGGATACTTATAAGGAATACCGTGGCGATAGATGTGACCTACTCTGGAGCAAGGTACGAACTTTAACCGACCGCCACACATCCATATCTAGAATGAGAAGTTCACAAAGCAAAGTCTTTATTAGCCACAATAAAGCCAACCATCTCGAAGTTGGACTCAAGGAAACTTAGACAACCGGCTGGTGTACGAAAAACTTAGCATTTTTAGATTTAAAAGAGAAAGAAGTTCTGAAAAGTttaaaatagggagactgccaacatagggatggatagctcagttggtttaGAGTGCATcataatccggaggtcgttggttcaaatcacgCTCTAGTCACTGTTTCTTGGTTTAACctaaaatcttttaaaatgtacacaaaacagtcagttttcctttagttatcattattttgagacctgaaaaaaaggttgcatccccttaaggtgatcccctggctgcacGGCTGAAGCGTAAACTTGagtccctggctacacggcagttacaCGGCAGTTGACGGTCGTATGGTTTCTGACTTGCACTCCcacaaaaaatattgattaatatTAGTGACCACCACCACGGGACTAGGTAGTAGAACGCCGGCGAGTTTATCGgaaggtctttggttcaaatctcgctcaattaaatgtttctttgttcaacccaaaattaattaaaatttacccagtcagtttccccctGATTATTTGAAGTTAATTTGCTagacaattattgtttttacataCTTTGAAAGATATTTCGAATTGTTCTCCGCCCCAGATGAAGAGTCCTGGATCATAACCGCCAAGTTCTAGGAAGTAGGACCGGTCCATTGCGAACAAACCGCCAGCCATTGCAGGAGAACTAATAGAAATATAACATATTCAGCACTATGATAATTAGTGTTTtcgatttttaatttttcattggGGGAAAAACCCTCCAAACACTGTTTAACCAGACAACAATACTCGATacaataattgttaccataacaACTTAATTGGTcacggtaacgagtaatgggcaactgttgatagtatcaaacattataGGAAACGAatccctatgaagtaacattgtttttttgtctttcattattcatttGCAACTTTTGTGACAGGTTGAGTCttaatttgcacagatttgttatgttatgcctttgttgggatacaccaaaagaGAGTACTGGTGTTTGCAAATTACAAAACgtggccagtgccttttaacTAACCCATAcgtgaaaagaaaagaacacgTAACCATGACAGTAAAGTTGGTTTGATATTGGATGTTGGACTTTCCCATAGGTACATACAGCGAATATCGATGTTGCTTTATCGATATATGACAATCCCACATTGGATTAAAACACTGAGCAGTAGGGACAACTTACTCGTAAGCCTGACTTGTATACTTCATGCCAATTCGATCCATGGTGTTACCCCACGTTACTGCAATCCGCTTATACCAGAATCCCCAGTCGAATGCCCCACGCGATAGATCACCTTGCGGATGATAGGATAGATCTTCAGCAGTGATTGCATCAACTGTTGGACAAACTACGGTAGTCCTACAGGGGGGATAAAAACCAAAGGGTGGCATGTTGTAAAAA includes the following:
- the LOC117289243 gene encoding probable N-acetylgalactosaminyltransferase 7, which codes for MRCRRSLRCRTYKVVLAIGCIFIVALVLLMSTDKYESSSNLMGPFERHDDKQNHEQKHEQLPPRRQQESIKLSVSPPEFRQGILGNYESRVPPPFRTGLGESGVPVKWAEEKRNEYSQSMKEYGFNVALSDQISLDRAAPDIRDKQCKYWHYPEKLPNASVVIAFSNEGFSTLLRTVHSVMNTSPPDLLAEVIMVDDMSDKAHLGERLEDYIKQERFLGKVKIVRNTKREGLARTRTNGAMVARGEVVVFLDAHCECSVNWLVPLLAEIAHDRTTVVCPTVDAITAEDLSYHPQGDLSRGAFDWGFWYKRIAVTWGNTMDRIGMKYTSQAYDSPAMAGGLFAMDRSYFLELGGYDPGLFIWGGEQFEISFKIWMCGGRLKFVPCSRVGHIYRHGIPYKYPSIDGDVSIVDRNYMRVAEVWMDEYKEHFYTFKPRLRGKSCGDISKQVEFRKKNCPRSFRWFMENVAFDSLELFPTPPPNRFWGEFRLTGTSLCLDSMGQKLPNLRIGVSGCHGFGGNQEFRLGTTGRIQYGEDCLMPSASNTYVKMSRCRESHRLVGDVDFWSFSEENGLIRLKKTNLCIDVDTSKTNDVNLKECDPNSKRQKFTANKVA